The genomic DNA aaaaaaatgtgttttgattATCTTCTTTGGATATTACCTATAACAGGACCTGTGAATATAAATtcctaaatgttatttttaaataagcctcaatttgaaaataaaaattttatatgcacagtgatgtttctttttaatatcttacctccagacagaaaaaaatattactgtttATTGGTTTAACAAAAGTGTATTGAACACCTCCCCTGcccactggaatgtaagctccataaggGTAAAGGCTTTGTTTACTAGTGTAGTACTAATGCCTTTAACAGTGCCTGGACAAagtaaaaactcaataaataattgttgaatgaatgagtgtgtaGAAGATAATGCCAGACACTTCACCAGATGCTGGGCTCTATCATTCAGACATTTATATAGTGGGGGGAAAACTAACaatcaacaaatatataatatgacaGGTCGTATTAAGTCCTGTGAAGAAAAAGCACAGGACAGGCTGTAAAGGAGGAGACTCTTTTGTTGTTTCCATCTCACATGAAACAGGATGGACTTACCACCCAAAACTCAATTTGGATGTCAAGATGGATAAAGGCACACCCTGCAGGGTATCTGAAAGGGATTACTGCTCAAATAATGAGGCTTTCTGGGGAAAGCAGGACAGCTACCAAGTAGGTCCAAAAAAGGCTtgagaaaacaggaaaggagACTGGTTTGAGGTTTTTATGGTGGTGAAggattagggctagggttatgGTTCCACATGGAGTTTAAGTTTCCCACAAGTGTCAGAGAAGGAGCAGCTGGCTTATCAGCTTGCTCATCAAACATGGAACAGAATGGGAAAAGGGAGGAATGAGGCTTAAAAGATGTCCACAGTCAAACGTAAAAAATGGAATCCGACTCTTTACTACACCTTTTATATTAGGAAGATCAGGAAAAGACTCTGATAAAGAGACATTTTAGCAGagacctaaaagaaatgaaagtgagCCATGAAGTTATTTGGAGAAACATCTCTCCTGGCAGATTTAAAAgtgcacaggcaggaggagataTAGTATGTTGATGAAACAAGAAGGAGGTTGTTTTGAACAAAATACGATCACCTGACTCTATGCAGCTAACACCTAGTGCATGCTCTAAGAAGCAGTTTTGTTGATGCTATATGTATTTACAGTCATATGTTAATGCCATATTcactttaaaattagaaatgtgatagggctcctggctggtttggttggtagagcatgtaactcttgatcttggagttgtaagtttgagccccatgttgggtgtacagattacttgaaaaaatcttaaaaaaatataacaagtaTGCCTAATAACATCAACTATTGGAGGTTCTAGCCaggaaaaggaagcaagaaagaattataactgaaaaggaagaaaaacacaattttttgGCAGAAAACATGACTGATTCTTTGAAAACCCAAGAGAAATTATAGTGAAATTACTAGACTGAATTTAAGAAGATTCCAAAATCTAAATCAATGTATAATAATGAGTTGCATTTCTTCATACCAGTaagaaattgttaaaaatgtaaatcttaaaaagatatcaATTACAATGTTATCAAAAGTACATAGCAGGGACGCATAACTGCGtaagtagctcagtggttgagcatctgcctttggctcagggcgtgatcctagagtcgcaggatggagtcccacatcagatcaggatcggtgcatggagcctgcttctccctctgcctgtgtctctgcctcagtgtgtgtgtgtgtgtgtgtgtgtgtgtgtgtgtctttcatgaataaacaaaaaaatttttttaaaagtacatagcaatattttcatttaacaaagattataggggcagccccggtggctcagcggtttagcgccaccttcagcccagggcatgatcctggagacccaggctggAGTCTTAtgtcgggctcgctgcatggagcctgcttctccctccgcctgtgtctctgcctctctctgtgtgtgtctctcacgaataaataaataaaatctttattaaaaaaaaaagataaaaagtcacTATTTTTGCCAGATTTCCCTGGTGCTTATCAATCAGCTTGATATTAACTATGAGTGAAACGTAAAGGCAGTCAACAGGACCCTTTCAGAATGTAGGAGCCAGCATCTATTTGATGCTCACAGAGCTATGGAGGCTGTTAAGTCAGCGTCCCAGCCTGAAGGTGAAACTTTTTGTTTCTATCTCTCATCAATGATAAATTCTATACGTAAGTCCTTAAATTAgagttttgtaatataaaataacGTATCCTCCTCTGTGAAATTAAGACCAATAACATCCTTTCAGGGACTCAGACTGAAACTATTTCCCTGCTTCTTAATCTTTTAAAGTATGACCTATTCTCCGTTACTCAGGCATGAAATACAAACTAAGCCCATATTACCCGCCAGTGTCTATTATGCTTGCCGGAGATCGTCGCTGTCCAGGAGTTCACCACTAGCGGGAACTCCTAATAAACCAGCACATGCACTACAATTTTAAGTAGTGATAAGCACGATTTACTGTTTTCCTCAAATTACGTCCTTATTTTACAACTCTTCAGGCATGTTTCTTTAGGTGTAGATCCTCAGATCTCAGCATCCCCAGAGGGACTCATCCGCTGCCTTTTCTCTACTTGCTTTGGCCTTCCCGGCTTTCCACCCCGCAGCCCTGCGAGCACACTTGACAGAGAGACGGACAGTACGGACCGGCCAATCCACGCCCGGAGCGTGGGTCCCGGAGGCGttcctcccgccccccgccgcaGGCCACGCCCCCCGCGGGCCGGGCAGTCTTTTCCGCAGCTGCGCGGGGAGAGCCGGAAACGCTCCTCCGGAAGCCGGGAGCGCCGGCCCTGCGGGGCGGGGAGCTCCGGGGCCTTCCGGGAACGTCGCGAGGAACCTCGGCTTTGTCTCCCGCCCCACCGCGGCGCGGGGATTCCGGGGTCCGCGGAGGCGCCTCTGCTCCGCGCCTCGGGCTtcgggccgccgccgccagcaTGTCTGGAGTCCGCGCCGTGCGCATCAGCATCGAGTCGGCCTGCGAGAAGCAGGTCCAGGAGGTGGGCCTGGATGGCACCGAGACGTACCTGCAGCCGCTGTCCATGTCGCAGAACCTGGCGCGCCTGGCGCAGCGGATCGACTTCAGCCAGGGCTCGGGCtccgaggaggaggaggcggcgggcgCCGACGGCGACGCGCAGGACTGGGCGGCCGGCGGCTCCAGCGCGGACCAGGACGACGAGGAAGGTGAGGCCCGAGCGCGCGGCCGCTGCGGTCGGCGGCGGGTCCGGGCGCCCGCCCGGGAGGTGCGGGACGTGAGCGAATTCTGGAAACACCCGTGCTGGGGTGTTTGTACGGGGGCTTTGTACGGCTGGACAGTTAGGGCGCTGCCCGCCCCTTAATTCTCCTGCACGGCTTCTGGAGCTGAGGCATTAGAGACACTGCCACTGATGGGGCGTCCGGGGCTGTAACGGGGCACACTCGGTTAAGAGCCCTGCGGTTCCTGGCGCTGCCCTGCCGCTTAGTGTCGAGTGGCTTTGCTTCCTTCTGCGATTGGAGGGTGCTAACAACACCCACTGAGGAGAGAGAGCTCGGTATTGAGTGGAATACGAGGCAAGGGCTAACAGGTAGGCGGGGTCGAGCCGGTAGGTCGAGAGTAGCGTTTGGTTTTTATTAGAACGAcgtctgaggggcacctgggtggttcgtgttgagcgtctgccttcggctcagggcgtgaccctggggtcctgggatcgagccccgcatcgggctcctcgcccggaacctgcttctccctctgcctgtgtctctgccccctctctgtgtctctcatgaataaataaactaaaaaaaaaatttttaaaggacaacTGAACATTTTGGAAGGATTTTAAGTAGACAGATGATTGTTAAAAAGATTACTGGATTCCACGTAGCAAATGGGTTACAGGGAAAACACAACAGAAGGGAGGTTGGTTAGCAGAGAATAGTAGAAAAAGTATGAGTGGGGTTTGGATTCTCGTTATGGTCAgggattaaaaaatacaattctgtGTTTGGGTATGTGCAACAGACCGCCTGTAAGTAGGAATTTAAAGATGGCATTTCGAGCCACTGGTGTTAGGACAGCTGGGGGTCCATTTGGAAGTAAAAAGTAAATACTGTCCCATACTTCACACTCGGATTACCTCCACAAGGATTGAaacacaaatgaagaaaataaaagaaaaattggaagcaaGTTATAGAGCTTTGGGAGCAGAAAAGACCTTAAGCAAGATAGGGAGCACAGAAATTATAAAGCCAAAGAGAGATTAATGAGTGACATAACCTTTTAAAGTAATAATGGGAAAAGGTGCcacaaagtaagaaaataaatgagagactGGAAAGTTTTTGTAGCATATAGGGCGCACAATGGTTGCTATCTCTGACATTCCCTGCaaactggggggaaaaaggaCAACTCACTGAAAAATAGCCTAAAGGTATAAACAGCTCACAGAAAAAGACTTCAGATCTTACTAGTAGGGAGAGGCAAATTAAAACATCATTAAAACACTATTCTCGTGCATGACATTAGCAGCAACTTAAAAGACCTAGTATCCAGtgttgggaatgtgaattggAAAAACCTTTTGGAAGATGGCTTAGCAGTTCACGATGTGTCAAACTGTTAAATGTGCATCTCCTTTGACCCACTAAATCACAGCTAGGAATTTAACCTACAGAAAAAGTTGTACACGTACACAGATGTGTGTTTAGTTGTTTACCACTACTGGCAGTGAAACCAGCATACGTATCCATTACATAGGAATGGTTAAACTTACTGTACATCCATGCTCCAGAATACCAAACAGtgttgaaagaatgaaatagagCTATATGTGCTGGTGTGGAAGTATCTCTAGGACATAATAATTGGAGAAAAACACAAGTAATAGAAAATGGAAGTAAATATATGTAAGTGCATTGAAAAACATTTGGACATTTATGCCTCAACTGTTAATATTGATTACCTCTGAGGAGGGGAGAGAATTAGGGGTGGGGAATAAGggaaaacttttacttttttactctCTCCCTTTGAACTCTCTGTAGTGAGCATGTATTGgtgaaatttaacaaaatgataTAAAAGGTTGGAAGGGATGTTAACATTGTTTAATATGTGAATACTGCCACTTATaggtcatttttacttttgtactGTAATGTATTTTGAAAGTTCTCTCCAATTATTCAAGTTTTAAAAGCTGGAAGAAAAAGGTTATTTCAAAGGGTtgcataaatcttaaaaaatactgaaatacctCCCTATAATGTTGGAATGGAATGTTAGATTTAACCGTGTTTGTTTTGCCGTTATAGGAGTGCTAACTTAAATATTAAGGGAGATTCAAGAAAAGGTGGACGGAATGGGATAAAACAGGAAACTATTTGAAATAAAgtcattgtttcttcttttagtACTTAACATCATCTAAATGAGATTTCTGTCTTCTAGTCAGTGTAACTCATacctgtgaatttctttttttctttctctttttaggaTTGGTGAAATTTCAACCTTCCCTTTGGCCTTGGGACTCAGTGAGGAACAATTTGAGAAGTGCCCTGACAGAGATGTGTGTTCTCTACGATGTCCTCAGTATTGTGAGGGATAAAAAATTTATGACTCTTGATCCTGTCTCTCAGGATGCACTTCCTCCAAAACAGGTATGTGTGGGCTTCAGTTGAATAATGGTACCATTTTATGAAGTCCCAGGACCACCTCTCAGGATGTGTGCCTattgtctccttttcctttcatgCAAAATTAAGTCCAGATGAAGATCTAAAAGACAAAACCGGTTTAAAACAGCatctcttttatcattttattaatggCCTTGTGACCCTTGGAAGAGTTAAGTTTCATTAATAATGTAATAaagttttctagattttttaaagagatttatttatttgagagagagagagagagagagcaggagcattgggaggagcagagggggagggacaagcagactctgctgagtgcagagcctgacatggggcctcgatctcatgaccctgagatcacaacctgagcagaaactaagagCCAGCTGCCCAAGCGACTGAGCCCCAAGGCACCCCTAAAGTTTCCCAGAGCGTAACAGATTTTTACGGCCTGGATCACTGGTCTGTAGCGCATTACACAAAAACGTGATGGTAAAATGGCTTTGGAGGCAGAccgacctgggttcaaatcctgcctctgccctcactAGCCCTGGGTCCTTCAACAAGTGATTTTCTCAGAGCCTCGGTTTTCCCCTTCAACCTCTTTTTAGGGCCTGGTTAGAAAAGCtaggccaaattatggaagctaCTGAAAGGTAGGTAAAATTGTTGAAGTTTGATGAAGACCATGTTCAGTTTTTGAATATTAGAAGACAAAAGGGAAAATGGATGAATTGGTGAATGAAGAGCCTGAAACTAGGGAGGCCACTTAGGCCACATCAGCACTTAAGCCTGATGCTTAAAACAAGCATCAGGTCAGTGACCAGGTTAGTGGCAAGGAGAGGAAGTAATGGTTTTTTTTACCCATTTGTAAGTGAAGTGAATTGAATATAATGACTCGTGGTAATAGTTTCAGAATCTAGAAATGTTATGCTGAAAGACTTCCTAGAGACCAGTCTGGTTCCTTTGTTTTACAGAGAGAAAGCTGAGGCCAAGAGAGATGTGTGATGTGTTCAGATGCAGTAAAGCCAGTGGTTAAAGAGCCAAGATGAGAACTCTAACACCTTATTCCTAGCTCACAGCCTTTATTACCTTCCTGTGCTCTTCCCGCATGGGAGTCTTCAGGAGACTAATATGGTCAGAAGATTACTGTGACATTTTATGAAACTTGGTGATTTTGACTCACGCAGTCAGAAGACTTTGTTTTATTAAACTTGGCTTCTTGGAAGTGTATCTGGTTACCACAGTACAGATTCGTGGTGATTACggatatttatgtatgtatatataacatatatagtatgatttttcattagtttttgaAAAATCAGCCTTTGGTGAAGTGCATCAGTTTTAATGCTGTGTGGCTTTAGTCTTTATTCCAAAGGCACATTAGTAGCTTGtcacaatagaaaataattttacaactCTACTCATTGGGGTCacttatttattccagaaatcaagtattatgtgccaggcattgttctagggtCTGTAGACATAGTAGGTTTTACCATCATGTGGATGACATTCTAGCAGGGATTACAGACTTCCATGAGAAGTCTGAGTGCCACAAAAGGGTATACACGTGGATGGGGGTGGGCATTCGCACAACTTGACAGGAGAATCCCATCTAAGCTGGGCAGAGTTGGTATAAGTTCTGATCTGTAGTCCAGTGTGGTGTTTGTGGTTTGGCATAAGTTTGAGTGGACCAGAGAAATAGGTTAAggttgttatttttcaaaaaacaatgtaatctgcttttctttaatttctgaattttctcttcAGTAGGTATCTTAAGAGAATGTTGAAATCACTTAAAATTACAGAACTACACGCTTGTTTTTGACAGAATCCTCAGACACTGCAGTTGATTTCTAAAAAGAAGTCACTCGCTGGAGCAGCGCAGATCCTGCTAAAAGGGGCAGAAAGACTGACCAAATCAGTTactgaaaaccaagaaaataagcTGCAAAGAGACTTCAACTCTGAGCTTTTGCGATTACGGCAACATTGGAAACTCAGAAAAGTGGGGGATAAAATTCTTGGAGATCTGAGCTACAGAAGTGCAGGTATAGATCACTGTTAAAAAACTATGCTTTAAAACTATAGTTTGTCAAAACTATAGGATTGATCGAAATGTTATATATTCTGTAGTATGTTGCTTCTTAGTTATACGTTacattttgaagttttaatttcTGTGCACAAAACTTGATAAGCTAAAATTTTATCATAgccttatataaatatatttacataattgaaTCTAAACTATTTATATAGGTGCCTTTAGGTATAATTAgcagaatgtttatttttatacggattttttttccccaaatttttatttagattctagttagttaacatacagtgcaatattggtctcaggagtagaattcagtgattcgtcacttacatacaacacctagcactcatcacaacaaatgccctctttaatccccatcaccatcTAGGCCATCCCCCACCCGCTTCCCTCATCAGTCCATCAATCCTCCATGCAGAATCTGTTACggtttgtttctctttgtttccaTCGTCCTGTatattcacctgttttgtttcttaaatcctcatatgagtgaaattctatggtatttgtctttctctgaccagcttattttgcttaacataatgcACTCTAGTTCCACaagtggttgcaaatggcaagattgcattctttttgatggctgaataatattctattcatACACACGCACGGATGCACGCTTGCACcatatcttctctatccattagttggtagacatttgggctctcttcGTAGTTTGGCTATtcttgataatgctgctataaacatcatggTGCATGTACcttttcaaatctgtatttttgtaccctttgggtaaatacctagcagtgcaattgctagattatagggtagctctatttttaactttttgaggaacctccatattgttttccagagtggctgtaccagttttcattcccaccaatactgcaagagggttcttttctccacatcttcgctAACATCTGTTGTTCCCTTtgttgttagttttagccatcctgagaggtatgaggtggtatctcatcatggttttgatttgcatttctgtgatgataAGTGATGGTGAACATTTTTTCCTGTCACTTTGCCatatggatgtcttctttggaaaaatgcctattcatgtcttttgcccatttcttaatgggattatttattttttgtgtgttgagtttgataagttctttataaattttggaaacTAACCGtttatcggatatgtcatttgcaagtatcttttcatattacATGGGTtgccttctagttttgttgattgtttccttcatggTCCAggagttttttatcttgatgaagttccaatagttcatttttgcttttgttgaagAGCAGTaatggggagagtggacatccctgtcttgttcctgatggtGGTGGAAAAtctctcagttttccccattgcAGGTGATAGTAgttgtgggtcttttgtatatggcttttatgacactgaggtatgttccatctgtttctgagggtttttatcaagaatgaatgcctcattttgtcaaatgctttttctgcattttttttttaagattttatttattcatgaaagacagagagagaggcagagacacaggcagagaaagaagcaggctccatgcagggaccccgatgtgggactcgatcccaggactccccaagatcatgccctgggctgaaggcagatgcttaactgctgagccacccaggtgtccctttttctgcattttttaagaggatcatatgtttcttaccttttttctaatgtggtgtatcatttcaattgatttgcaaatattgaaccacccctgcagcccagaataaatcccacttgatcatggtgaataatgaTACATTTAGCAGAAGGTTTAAAGAATGAGTATATAGATTTACACACCCAGAACCATACTTGACATTTAGTCTCAATCGGGCTTATCTGTAACCCTTAAAAACtaagcataaaatgaaaaaaagaaacgtTTCTATTctcccttattcttttttctcccttaagtCATCTAAGCTGTTTTCATATCCTAGGTAAAGAGAGAAGGCCGTGAAAACActgccgcctttttttttttcccattcaaccAAGGCTGCAGGAATGGATTGTGTTGGCATATGCCAAAATTTGATGATCTTGAATTCGCATCTTTTTGTATAAATTCTATGTTGATCTGTAATAGGTTTCTGGAGATTATCATAGTAGTATCTTGTAAACTGCTAAGGTATATTCAGGAGGAGCTACACAGTAAAAGTTTACAAGTTTCACAGCTCAGTAGAGTAAAAGTTTTGAATGTCAAAGGATGAGGCAAGGAGTCCTGGCTGTGATCATTGTGATAACAGTAGTAGAGTGATACTTTAAAAGGACTCATTTGCCAAAGTAAGCCATCATTGTCCCACAGTTAATAGCAGGCAGGTTTAAATCAATACTGAAGCCCCTGTCTCCGCATTGATGTGAATTGAGGAATTCTGAACTTTGAAGGTAATATCCCACTACAAAGATGAATTCAGATGGcaaaggcttttttcttttctttttttaacatttaatggGTGGTCTGTAGAAGTAGTTCTTTCTGGCTCTGGACATTTTAagttcttttcaacaaatagttataTGCAGGTACTTTACCCACTTTCTCTTTATGGGACTATTACTTATGATTATAAAAGGACTTGATtacattctgttttttgtttgtttgtttgtttttttaagattatattgggcagccccggtggcgcagcagtttggcaccgcctgcggcccggggtgtgatcctggagatccaggatcgagtcccgcgtcaggttccctgcatggagcctgcttctccctctgcctgtgtctcttccttcctctctctctctctctctctctctctctctctctctctgtgtgtctcaataaataaatattttaaaaattaaaaaaaaaataaagattgtatttattcatgagagacgcacagagagaggcagagacacaggcagagagagaagcaggctccccaaagggagcccaatgggggacttgaccccaggaccctgagatcatgccctgggctgaaggcaggcactcaaccgctgagccacctaggcgtccctacaTTCTGTTTTAATTGCAAGATCTTGAACATCTTCCTATGTTACAAAACAGCAGGTACATATAACCACCTGCTCTTCACATCATTCAGCAGCCCAGAATAACTTACTCAGGCTTCTGAACTACACAGAAAAGTATCACATAACAATCTAGGAACTAGTTGAAAAAAAGGCGATATTTTGTTCTTCTGGCTGGATTCAGAACACTTAATTTGCAACCTTATTACAGAGGCTTAGCTCCAGAAGTGTTTAATCGCTAAGGCATAAATCTGAGGAAGTACTTTCTAGAAGTACATccattttatcagttttatcaGCCAAATCCCATTAGAATAAAACAGTTTGATGGCCCATGAAGTTCATAGTATGATACCATTAAACCaagaagtctttctttctttctttttttttttttttttgaggttaacaaaactttatttccgcctcctttcttccctttgcttactccccccacccctttcccccAAAACACATTTTTGGTGGGGTTTAATTTATGATTCAGTGATACAATATTCAGTGAAATATTATTATACACTTAATGTATGTTAAAATAATGTGTTGACTGGTTCCTGTGTTTAATACCCGATTAGGATCTCTCTTTCCCCATCATGGTACATTTGAAGTAATAAAGAATACAGATATTGATCTGGATAAGAAGATACCTGAAGATTACTGTCCCCTTGATGTTCAAATTCCTAGTGATTTAGAAGGGTCTGCCTATATCAAGGTATTTGTcaagtatttaaaatacttaatttcttATTAGCCCAGAAGCTAATTTGCTaacactttttcatgtttttattgtcTCATAGGTTTCAATACAAAAACAGGCTCCGGACATAGGTGATCTGGGCACAGTCAACCTCTTCAAACGACCTTTTCCCAAATCCAAACCAGGTGGTGTGGTTATGCTCTATCCTATAGCTTCTGGTTCTGTCTGAGTTTACACTCCCAAGTAAAACTGATAATAAATGTAGAGAGGAAAATAGGTACTTTGGAGTAAGAACATttggaaatttattatttataatctgTTAACATTAATGGACACCCgtgcagttgttttttttttttttaagattgaacaTCTTCACCAATTTCCTCTgtgtaaaaaaaaggaaaatttttgtattttagaaaggaTATGCTCTAATGTAGTATTTTCTGAACTTTTCATTATACGAATTCAGATTGCGATTTAAGCCAATTCTTGCATAATATATTTAGACAATTGATACATCCAAATATTCCCTTTCTTTCAGGTTCCCCACATTGGCAGACAAAATTAGAAGCAGCACAAAATGTTCTCTTGTGTAAAGAAATTTTTGCCCAGCTCTCCCGAGAAGCTGTTCAAATTAAGTCACAGATCCCTCACATTGTGGTGAAAAACCAGATTATCTCTCAACCCTTCCCAAGTAAGAGCAACCAGCCCTTTTGGGTTTATAAGTAGGACTTTGTGGTTTGGGGAACAGGAAAGGGGGTAACTATGTATTTGGCTGTGTAGGGGGAACAGTAAGAGCAAAGAGGTGGCATTCTATCCACAATGGCAGCTCATAAAGCATGCAGAACAAACCACATTGCTAATTCTATTCTGTGTCCTAAATAGTGTGACTCTTGGATTTTGAATAGTATATATTAAACATTTGTACTAGCAGTGCTCTTATTCAGCAACAATAGTTTCAGGTGTCTATGCTAACAACGTTTGTAG from Canis aureus isolate CA01 chromosome 23, VMU_Caureus_v.1.0, whole genome shotgun sequence includes the following:
- the MED17 gene encoding mediator of RNA polymerase II transcription subunit 17; translation: MSGVRAVRISIESACEKQVQEVGLDGTETYLQPLSMSQNLARLAQRIDFSQGSGSEEEEAAGADGDAQDWAAGGSSADQDDEEGLVKFQPSLWPWDSVRNNLRSALTEMCVLYDVLSIVRDKKFMTLDPVSQDALPPKQNPQTLQLISKKKSLAGAAQILLKGAERLTKSVTENQENKLQRDFNSELLRLRQHWKLRKVGDKILGDLSYRSAGSLFPHHGTFEVIKNTDIDLDKKIPEDYCPLDVQIPSDLEGSAYIKVSIQKQAPDIGDLGTVNLFKRPFPKSKPGSPHWQTKLEAAQNVLLCKEIFAQLSREAVQIKSQIPHIVVKNQIISQPFPSLQLLISLCHSSNDKKSQKSATEKQSPEDHLYVLEHNLHLLIREFHKQTLSSIMMPHPASAPFGHKRMRLSGPQAFDKNEINSLQSSEGLLEKIIKQAKHIFLRSRTAATIDSLASRIEDPQIQAHWSNINDVYESSVKVLITSQGYEQICKSIQLQLNVGIEQIRVVHRDGRVIALSHQEQELQDFLLSQMSQHQVHAVQQLAKVMGWQVLSFSNHVGLGPIESIGNASAITVASPSGDYAISVRNGPESGSKIMVQFPRNQCKDLPKSDVLQDSKWNHLRGPFKEVQWNKMEGRNFVYKMELLMSALSPCLL